The nucleotide window AATGAGTATCACTTAGTTGATTTCTGATTTATGCTTGAGCTGTCCCACAAGTAATGAGTGACACTTGGCCGCATGCGATGACTAATCAAGTCAGTGGGGTATATTGGAGAACATATTTAGCTAAAAATGAAATGCAATACAATACCTACATTATTACGGTCATATTATTTGTCAAACCACTAATGTAATTTTTCTGAAGGAGGGTAAGAAATAAAGAAAGATGAATACAAATAAAATCTTAAAAGCGAAAACAATTTAAAGTAAGTTTTTGTTTCTGGTTTTcagcttttattttatttacctttctttgtgtgtgtgtgtgtctacaTAGTTCTACCACACCTTTCCCACCATCTTTCTTACTTCTCTCGTGCCCTATCATATATTATTCAACTAGCACAAAGTAAGTTCTCATTATTTCAGTGTAGCTGGAACATAAGGGAGTAGATCACATTTCATAATATAAGTGAAAGAACAttgaaaaatatatatcatAAAGCGCGATATATCAATTTTGTCAATCACTTATATTGAAACATGTAGTATAACActttatattataatttattgtAACACGCGGCAAATGGCACACTCACACGTGTTACCAAAAGCGGGAAAGCCTTAACTCTGACTAGGAAATTAAGAAATTATTAGGAAATTAGAGGCCATTGTGTAATTTGCGTTTAGGTTTTTATAACGTTACGCACTCATCAGTCCCTACTTGCTTTCATCGGCCGCTaccgccaccaccaccttctCTTCTCCTCAGCTCCTCACTCACTCCCACTCTCACTCACACTCTCTggcacctctctctctctctctctctctatatatatatatgtgccaATTATGCATGTATGTCATGCTAATGATCGATACTCGTGATATTCCAACATCAATTCCTCCTTGATATTATAAGTAAGCATTCGTAAATTGATGTTATAAGAACATAGCTCAGCTCAGCTGGTGGCTATGGCTCCTGCCCAACCATTCATGGAGGCTGACCAAGACTGTAAACCATTTGTCAACCCAAAAGTTGAACTTCTTGATGATGATACAGAAATCAGGAGGGCTTCCTTGCCAAACTCTGCTTCTGCTTCGGCATCGGAGGGAAAACACATGGCTTCAATCTTCGACATTGATATAATTCAGTGCACAAGTAATCAGGAGCAGCCTGAAACTGACCATCCTGATGCTGATGCAACTGATGAATATTCAACCTCATTTGCCGACACTACGTCTGACACTGGTAGTTTTTCTGGATTTTGTGAAGAAGGTGAAGTGCAGTCCCATTCGTTTGAGGACAGTACTTTGACATCTGCTTTTGATGCATTTGCGAGGGCATTTCAAAGCAGGTGTGTGCCAGCTTCTTCTTCCCtctttgtaatttattatttctaGTTTATATCTAGTTGTGATTTCCATTTGTACCGTGCAAGTCGTAACTCGCACGCTACTTCATACATGATTAACTGCTTCTAGACTTGAGCCTTGGAAAGGCAGGATGAAACCCTTTGTATTATGCACATCTTGATTTGACAagcatttttaattttggaacaATCTACATTCTAAGGTGGTTTTTCCATCTAAAAACACTGGTCAAACATTCTCTGTCTCTCCAATTTTACAAGTATGTAAGCATAGGCATGAGTTTTTGATACTTCTGTGTCATTTTTTGGGCATGTACTTCTGGGAAATAGTATAACCCCTCACGTGAATCTTCAAACTGCCTTTGTTTCTAATTCAGGAAGAAGAAGTTGACAAATCACTGGAGAAACTTTATACGTCCAGTAATGTGGCGCTGCAATTGGATGGAATTGAGAATTAAGGAAATTGAAGAACAAGCACTAAAGTATTCCAGAGACCTAGGAGTAGCATATGGTAAAAAAAGACATACAGGACTCGACCAATTTCCTTTGGAAGAATTTGGTTCAAAGTCATTGCCATTTTGTAGTCAATTCTGCAGAAAGAAAGCTATGAAGAGGAGGAAACGCAAAAGAGTTGAAGACACAACTGATATAGcatcatatatctcaaatcataatGTCTTTTCCTATCTTGGTGGGAGCTTCTTCTTTATACTAAAATACACCATGTTTTTGCTCTTTCACTCTCCTTTACAAAATACACCTCCCGCAATGATATTTATCCTAGCATTctaatgtattgcagaaaataAAAGATCCGATCATGATGGCACTTCCTTTGCTGATGACTTTAGTAATGCAGGTATAGTTCTTACCATTTGTCGTTTCTTTCTCATTGTTGGCTTGCCTTGCATGGTATTTCTATATTTGTATGAGTGCTTGCATATGTATAATAGCTGTAGGACTCTTCATTCTTGCCAATCTTATTCAATTCAGCAGCTTTTTACATTTTGTTCTGATGCTTGTGTatagtttttttctttattcacTTGTTCAAGCATAATTTGTTTCCTTAAGATAGactccgaaaaaaaaaaaagactaattttattattgttgAGGGGATAGTAATCGCAGAGCAGAGTGCGGATTACAACGATAAACTCAGCAGTGGTGATAACTGGGCATTCTTTGAGTACCGAGATGGTGACAAGCCTTTGGAGCATGTCCTTTGGAAAATTGAGACAGTGCACTCTCGGGTTCACAAGTTAAAGTATCAAATGGATGTGGTGATGTCCAAAAATGCTGCTAGGTTTTCTTCCAGCGAAAATTTGAGTGTTCTTGTACCCTGTGATGCACAGACCAGCTCTGCACATAGTCCAGCATTGTCTCCTGGCACTGGAGACACAATCTCTGCGGGAGCTATATATACTCCAGCTCAACATGTCTCAAGTTTTGTGGAGGGAATCACTGTTCCTGATATAATTGAAAGCACTGTGGGACTACCATCTGCTGTTGACGTTACCTTCCATCAGCCGCAGTTTGGAGACTCAAGCGAAGATGTAAGTCTTCCCTATGGAACATAACTTTTATTCCACAACTTTCTTTTAACCTTCGCATTTTGTTCCGCTGAGTTTAAAATGATTAGTTGAAATATGCAGCAAAAATATTTCTACTCTGTGATGATAGATACATATCACATATCAAATACGGTAAAATTGACACAGTGGATGTCATCTCTCCAACAACTACCACATGTGGATACTAATTTTGTTTTAACAAAGGGCCTAATTGGGAGTTAACAAAGTTACGCCAAACCCGAAATTTTCCCATCATTATAGTTAAGATAATTAATCAATATCGCTGGTAGCTCGAAGTATTTTTGTTTGTGCATTTAGTGGTAATATAAAGATACCTTTTTAGTTACCTTTGTTTCCCTGCATAACAGAAACTTATCCCCAAATTTTTGGTCAAGTCCATCAATTACCTTATGGTAGACGGAATGTTATAATTTACAGATTGTGGATAATGTCCCGATACATAGCGAGGTGGCTGAAGCAGAGAAGCACACTTTCCAAATGATCAACGACCAACCTAAAGAGGAACATGAGCAACCAGAGAAAGACATACAAGAAGCCGTTTTTCCAACTCCACAATCAGACCCTGCTCCCTCGGCAGAAGCTGCTCTTCCTCAGGAGCAATCGACTCTAGAGTCATGCTTGGCTTCAGATGTAAGTTTTCATAGAAACAAGAGAAAGCGAGGGGAGCGAAAAGCAGGTTCGGTTGTTTGGAGCAAGAAATGCTCGGGCAAGCCTGATAGCCAGTGAGCTTCATTTCATTAAGTTATGCTGGTTCATGGAACTACATAGACATTTCCTATTATTTTTCACGAGTGGATACACGAGCTAGATTACAGTTACTGTGAACTAGCATTTGCTGTATATAGGGAAGTGGTTTCAGTTCCCGAGTTATGTCGCGGTTTGCAGCATTACCGCATACACACTGTGACAAGCCAGTTTAGTGTAGTTTGACAAGTGATATGTGGAATAGTTGGTATAATTTCGTGTTCCATCAAACAAAAAAGCGTCTGAAATCTTTAGGACCCGTTTGATAACTATTATGCCAATGCCTTCTCTTGCATCACCGGGCATGAGCTGTTTTGTTGATGAATTGTTAGTGTTTTATTTTTGGAATACATGCTAGTAAAAAATATCTTATAGTGACaaatattttacttttgtaATGGCTATTGGAATGATTATAACTTCTACTTATTATCTATGTTACATTATGTGGTCaaatctgttaggatttatatCCAAAATTGAAACTTTCATCGTCCCTCCTCGGGTAGCCTGCAAGTGAGTCTCACGTGTGAGGCTAAGATGGTCACTTCATCCCGTTCATTCCATAATCACTCTCCATTCTTTGATTGAACTGCTCCTCCTAGAAGAAGCACAATCATATCTCATGACCATTGTATTACTATAAT belongs to Malus sylvestris chromosome 17, drMalSylv7.2, whole genome shotgun sequence and includes:
- the LOC126610711 gene encoding uncharacterized protein LOC126610711 isoform X2 codes for the protein MAPAQPFMEADQDCKPFVNPKVELLDDDTEIRRASLPNSASASASEGKHMASIFDIDIIQCTSNQEQPETDHPDADATDEYSTSFADTTSDTGSFSGFCEEGEVQSHSFEDSTLTSAFDAFARAFQSRKKKLTNHWRNFIRPVMWRCNWMELRIKEIEEQALKYSRDLGVAYGKKRHTGLDQFPLEEFGSKSLPFCSQFCRKKAMKRRKRKRVEDTTDIASYISNHNVFSYLENKRSDHDGTSFADDFSNAEQSADYNDKLSSGDNWAFFEYRDGDKPLEHVLWKIETVHSRVHKLKYQMDVVMSKNAARFSSSENLSVLVPCDAQTSSAHSPALSPGTGDTISAGAIYTPAQHVSSFVEGITVPDIIESTVGLPSAVDVTFHQPQFGDSSEDIVDNVPIHSEVAEAEKHTFQMINDQPKEEHEQPEKDIQEAVFPTPQSDPAPSAEAALPQEQSTLESCLASDVSFHRNKRKRGERKAGSVVWSKKCSGKPDSQ
- the LOC126610711 gene encoding uncharacterized protein LOC126610711 isoform X1, with protein sequence MAPAQPFMEADQDCKPFVNPKVELLDDDTEIRRASLPNSASASASEGKHMASIFDIDIIQCTSNQEQPETDHPDADATDEYSTSFADTTSDTGSFSGFCEEGEVQSHSFEDSTLTSAFDAFARAFQSRKKKLTNHWRNFIRPVMWRCNWMELRIKEIEEQALKYSRDLGVAYGKKRHTGLDQFPLEEFGSKSLPFCSQFCRKKAMKRRKRKRVEDTTDIASYISNHNVFSYLENKRSDHDGTSFADDFSNAVIAEQSADYNDKLSSGDNWAFFEYRDGDKPLEHVLWKIETVHSRVHKLKYQMDVVMSKNAARFSSSENLSVLVPCDAQTSSAHSPALSPGTGDTISAGAIYTPAQHVSSFVEGITVPDIIESTVGLPSAVDVTFHQPQFGDSSEDIVDNVPIHSEVAEAEKHTFQMINDQPKEEHEQPEKDIQEAVFPTPQSDPAPSAEAALPQEQSTLESCLASDVSFHRNKRKRGERKAGSVVWSKKCSGKPDSQ